Proteins co-encoded in one Desulfovibrio sp. JC022 genomic window:
- a CDS encoding integrase core domain-containing protein codes for KDITEYWIRQYNEERPHESLGDMTPVEYVQKHSPQENSTYGWH; via the coding sequence AAGGACATAACCGAATACTGGATTCGTCAATACAACGAAGAGCGGCCACATGAATCGCTCGGAGACATGACCCCAGTCGAGTATGTCCAAAAACATTCACCCCAAGAGAACTCTACTTATGGATGGCACTAA
- a CDS encoding inovirus-type Gp2 protein: MAVTYESTYKGNSILTDKEKGYGCKTEILDAMRSVIDSSVQKHNKVLCVRFDLRFPSGTSASEKNKNIQDFASKYKKHFKRQGYDPQYLWVREQSREKRQHYHLMVTVNGNKIQYPNRLLSKAEDLWKSTIGSEQDGLVDHCNRSRKGENQPNSYMLRRNAPDFDQVYDRCHKRCSYLTKENTKGYAPKGHREFGYSRIPKSNN; encoded by the coding sequence ATGGCTGTTACATACGAATCAACCTACAAAGGCAATTCAATTTTAACGGACAAAGAAAAAGGCTATGGCTGCAAGACCGAAATACTGGATGCAATGAGGTCAGTCATTGATAGTTCAGTCCAAAAGCACAACAAAGTCTTATGTGTAAGATTTGACTTACGCTTTCCAAGCGGAACTTCTGCTTCAGAGAAAAATAAGAACATTCAAGATTTTGCATCCAAGTACAAAAAGCATTTCAAGCGACAAGGCTATGACCCTCAGTATCTTTGGGTACGTGAGCAAAGTAGAGAAAAACGCCAGCACTACCACTTGATGGTAACTGTGAATGGAAACAAAATACAATATCCGAATAGACTTTTAAGCAAGGCTGAAGACTTGTGGAAATCAACCATCGGATCTGAACAGGACGGCCTTGTTGATCATTGTAACAGATCTCGTAAAGGGGAAAACCAGCCTAATAGCTATATGCTTCGAAGAAATGCTCCTGACTTTGATCAGGTTTATGATCGCTGCCATAAGCGGTGCAGCTACCTCACTAAGGAGAATACAAAAGGTTATGCTCCAAAGGGACATCGTGAATTCGGCTACTCTAGGATTCCGAAAAGTAATAATTAA
- a CDS encoding helix-turn-helix domain-containing protein, whose translation MAHVGEKLGQTIKTIRKRNNLSQQDLAELAEISYKYLGEIERGQVNLSVEILIKISSALHVEPAEILTMESADSADLSRAKFLLSELSEQDVKRAIDLLEALKKHSS comes from the coding sequence ATGGCACATGTAGGTGAAAAGCTTGGACAAACGATCAAGACCATCAGAAAAAGAAATAATCTCAGTCAACAGGATTTGGCTGAGCTCGCAGAAATAAGTTACAAATATCTTGGTGAGATAGAGAGGGGGCAGGTTAATCTGTCCGTTGAGATTCTGATCAAGATTTCCAGTGCTCTGCATGTTGAACCGGCTGAGATCCTCACCATGGAATCTGCTGACAGTGCTGACCTTTCAAGGGCAAAGTTTTTACTTTCTGAATTATCTGAACAGGATGTAAAGAGAGCAATTGATTTGTTGGAAGCTCTGAAGAAACACTCCTCCTGA
- a CDS encoding ERF family protein, producing the protein MENFTLCSPEITELAGAMLKVQQTLKPAAKDGQNSFTNSKYASLQSVMGTCREALLANGIWLTQLPVQVEKGNLGLISKIVHAESGQWQSSLLVMPLPKSDPQGYGSAMTYARRYGLAALIGVVTEHDDDAEGSCHPQNTDNGYDPSRHLGTASSGPQQQPQNKGSSSSNLPRLDGIQYRKENGQNGRSCILATGNTHSQKDSLRKAGFRWDGNRKLWWKYEQAA; encoded by the coding sequence ATGGAAAATTTCACGCTTTGTTCGCCGGAGATAACCGAGCTGGCTGGAGCCATGCTGAAGGTGCAGCAGACTTTGAAACCTGCTGCCAAGGATGGACAGAACAGTTTCACCAACAGCAAATATGCCAGCCTCCAATCTGTTATGGGTACATGCAGAGAGGCCCTGCTTGCCAATGGCATCTGGCTGACTCAGCTGCCTGTGCAGGTGGAAAAGGGAAATCTGGGACTGATCAGCAAGATCGTCCACGCTGAATCAGGTCAGTGGCAATCTTCTCTGCTGGTCATGCCTTTGCCGAAATCCGATCCTCAGGGGTATGGGTCTGCAATGACGTATGCCCGCAGGTATGGACTTGCAGCACTCATCGGTGTGGTTACAGAGCATGATGACGATGCTGAAGGCTCATGTCATCCGCAAAACACGGATAACGGATATGATCCATCCAGACATCTGGGAACGGCTTCATCTGGTCCTCAACAACAGCCTCAGAACAAAGGTAGCTCTTCATCGAATCTACCTCGTCTTGATGGGATTCAGTACCGTAAAGAAAATGGACAGAATGGCAGGTCATGCATCTTAGCAACCGGCAATACCCATTCGCAGAAGGACTCTTTGCGTAAGGCTGGATTTCGCTGGGATGGCAACCGCAAACTGTGGTGGAAATACGAACAGGCAGCTTAG
- a CDS encoding AAA family ATPase, producing the protein MSKIKEEIDKLASAELDAGQVFSGKASGRMVQGFEAASSFTPNLDTEYLFHESSRDVVVWFMDSSDPIYLFGPSGSGKTSLIKQLAAKLNYPVFEITGHSRLEFPEIIGHLTVEHGNMEFQYGPLALAMKYGGLFLLNEIDIIDPATAAGLNGILDGESLCIPENSGEIIKPHPMFRFAATANSNGAADETGLYQGVVRQNLAFMDRFWLCEIGYPTPEAETELLARKAKNLPENIRKKMVEYANSVRKLFMGEASGNLTDTIEVTFSTRTLIRWADLTVRFQPLARQGIQPVTYALDRALGYRASRETRTVLHELAQRIFPVETD; encoded by the coding sequence ATGTCAAAAATAAAAGAAGAAATTGATAAACTGGCTTCAGCTGAGCTTGATGCAGGACAGGTCTTCAGCGGTAAGGCTTCTGGTCGTATGGTTCAGGGATTTGAAGCTGCATCATCTTTCACTCCGAATCTGGATACTGAATATCTTTTCCATGAATCCAGTCGTGATGTGGTGGTCTGGTTTATGGACAGTTCCGATCCGATCTATCTGTTCGGCCCTAGTGGCAGTGGTAAAACCAGTCTTATCAAACAGCTGGCTGCAAAGCTCAATTATCCTGTATTTGAAATTACCGGTCACAGTCGTTTGGAGTTCCCTGAAATAATCGGTCACCTCACTGTGGAGCATGGCAACATGGAATTCCAGTATGGTCCGCTGGCTCTTGCCATGAAATATGGAGGATTGTTCCTGCTCAATGAAATCGACATCATTGATCCTGCAACAGCTGCGGGCCTCAACGGAATCTTGGATGGTGAATCGCTCTGTATTCCTGAAAATTCAGGTGAAATTATCAAACCGCATCCCATGTTCCGTTTTGCAGCTACTGCCAATTCTAACGGCGCAGCAGATGAGACAGGACTTTATCAAGGTGTTGTTCGTCAGAACTTGGCTTTCATGGATCGGTTCTGGCTCTGTGAAATCGGCTACCCCACCCCTGAAGCTGAAACTGAGCTGCTTGCACGCAAGGCCAAGAATCTGCCTGAGAATATCCGTAAGAAAATGGTCGAATACGCCAACTCCGTGAGAAAGCTGTTCATGGGCGAAGCATCAGGCAATCTCACTGATACTATTGAAGTCACCTTTTCAACTCGTACTTTGATTCGTTGGGCTGATCTGACGGTACGCTTTCAGCCATTAGCCCGTCAGGGAATCCAGCCGGTGACTTATGCCTTGGATCGGGCTCTTGGGTATCGGGCCAGTCGTGAAACACGTACAGTTTTGCATGAACTTGCCCAACGTATTTTCCCGGTGGAAACAGATTAG
- a CDS encoding DUF3150 domain-containing protein codes for MKSKTRITVLNHILALNLDVNIWSARKKLTPYDFGETQLPPEELASLGSKRVCNPEDLRIFGTLKSRAFNMLDRHGVRFLGGWAIPEKVAEEITNELVAIQKEFFAAKEEFLSRYDQAVQDWIRLHPGWEKLIGSSTVSAEYVRSRIGFKWQFFKLAAPDKNSVKKGLKEEVNNLGFTLFDEIAKAATDTWNRCYAGKVKVSHKALSPLRSIHDKLNGLSFVDPRVLPITDLLQTAFEKIPSRGFIRNENLLMLQGVVSLLREPALLVENAQQILDGSSAEDLLENLVAAPQQPIAEDIPENPKQQTTAQAATQQIDSHGLW; via the coding sequence ATGAAATCCAAAACCCGTATCACGGTCCTCAACCATATCTTGGCCTTGAATCTGGATGTGAACATCTGGTCGGCCAGAAAGAAACTTACCCCTTATGACTTTGGTGAAACCCAGCTTCCTCCCGAAGAGCTGGCATCGCTGGGAAGTAAAAGGGTTTGCAATCCTGAAGATCTGCGTATTTTCGGGACCCTGAAATCACGTGCATTCAACATGCTTGACCGTCATGGGGTACGTTTCCTCGGTGGCTGGGCCATTCCTGAAAAAGTAGCCGAAGAAATCACAAACGAACTTGTTGCTATCCAGAAAGAATTCTTTGCAGCCAAGGAAGAATTCCTCAGTCGTTACGATCAGGCTGTACAAGATTGGATCAGACTTCACCCCGGCTGGGAAAAGCTTATCGGGAGTTCTACTGTCAGTGCAGAATATGTACGCTCCCGGATCGGTTTCAAATGGCAATTCTTCAAGCTGGCTGCGCCGGATAAAAATTCCGTGAAGAAAGGACTCAAGGAAGAAGTCAACAATCTTGGTTTCACCCTCTTTGATGAAATTGCCAAAGCTGCCACCGACACATGGAACCGTTGCTATGCTGGAAAGGTCAAAGTCAGCCACAAGGCTCTTTCGCCGCTGCGGTCCATCCATGACAAACTGAATGGCTTATCCTTTGTAGACCCAAGGGTCCTGCCTATAACCGATCTGCTTCAGACCGCTTTCGAAAAAATCCCATCCCGTGGATTCATCCGAAATGAAAACCTGCTCATGCTTCAGGGAGTAGTGTCTCTGCTCCGCGAACCGGCTTTACTCGTAGAGAATGCCCAGCAAATCCTTGACGGCTCATCTGCCGAGGACCTTCTGGAAAATCTGGTTGCAGCTCCGCAGCAGCCAATTGCAGAAGACATTCCTGAAAATCCCAAACAGCAAACCACAGCACAGGCTGCTACTCAGCAAATAGACAGCCACGGTTTGTGGTGA
- a CDS encoding YafY family protein — translation MPRKNDPDTTYGYKLLTLFFKLYREGKKHFKQDLANEFDCRPSTIQRLADEIEFFTGSHFETGIENRKKYYRISTQPYRSPYGLELEQIRALTLCRQLAASTLPDHVLEGIDDTIKTISLHLSEQDFPNRSAGQCLPISFSPKGYIDYSSHNEIIDKLIRAAQEKRVCHVDYKKGRKSDIQQFFYAPGRITSQSNALYAIGHKTTTGTPEKGDPRNLVIHRIQSLTLTDIVFDFEAADQGTDYFGLKFHEPKTFRIHFSQAVSDFVMERIWSSEQRFEEQDDGSVILEIKTVSEPELMSWVRGFGKEANILKN, via the coding sequence ATGCCTAGAAAAAATGATCCAGATACTACCTACGGCTATAAGCTATTGACCTTGTTTTTTAAGCTTTATCGTGAGGGCAAAAAACATTTCAAACAGGATCTGGCAAACGAATTCGATTGCCGCCCAAGCACGATTCAACGACTCGCTGATGAGATCGAATTCTTTACGGGTTCACATTTTGAGACTGGAATTGAAAACCGTAAAAAATATTACAGAATATCAACCCAGCCATATCGTTCGCCATATGGTTTAGAGCTTGAGCAGATCAGAGCCCTTACATTATGTAGACAGCTAGCTGCTTCAACACTGCCGGATCATGTACTCGAAGGTATTGATGACACAATCAAAACCATTTCTCTCCACCTGTCAGAGCAAGATTTCCCTAATCGCTCAGCAGGACAATGCCTGCCAATATCCTTTAGTCCCAAGGGCTACATAGACTACTCCAGTCATAACGAAATCATCGATAAATTGATTCGGGCTGCTCAGGAAAAAAGGGTCTGTCATGTTGATTATAAAAAAGGCCGTAAGTCTGATATTCAGCAATTCTTTTATGCTCCGGGACGAATTACATCACAGAGTAATGCCTTGTACGCTATAGGCCACAAGACAACTACCGGCACACCGGAAAAAGGTGATCCCAGAAATCTTGTCATTCACAGAATTCAGAGCCTGACTCTGACAGATATTGTCTTTGACTTTGAGGCTGCGGACCAAGGAACGGACTATTTCGGATTGAAATTTCACGAGCCTAAAACATTTCGTATACATTTTTCTCAAGCAGTTTCTGATTTTGTTATGGAACGGATTTGGAGTTCTGAGCAGAGATTTGAAGAACAGGATGATGGTTCTGTCATTTTAGAAATCAAGACTGTTAGTGAGCCTGAGCTTATGAGTTGGGTTCGTGGGTTTGGGAAAGAAGCCAACATTTTAAAGAACTAA
- a CDS encoding TerB family tellurite resistance protein — protein sequence MGFWKVVGGAALGVACVVAAPVAGPVGAVTALGAAVAGTAGAVAGGVAELCDDSEEEAKKEGYRDGRKDGLAEQAEKVKILQDKISHAAQKFTDQKKQEEFLIGLLAVGFAISSIDGNFEQNEEEDVNAFVLGLSQFTFSNTFTEKINELKATPPKFDGAMLYVKSYIPKRHWDLVDELLFVAAEADGSVCDNEKKFMKNWIEFKASH from the coding sequence ATGGGTTTTTGGAAAGTTGTTGGAGGAGCGGCTCTTGGAGTAGCTTGTGTTGTTGCTGCACCTGTAGCTGGTCCTGTCGGCGCAGTAACAGCTCTTGGTGCTGCTGTAGCTGGAACAGCCGGGGCTGTTGCGGGAGGAGTAGCAGAACTTTGCGATGATAGTGAGGAGGAAGCGAAAAAGGAAGGTTATCGTGATGGTCGGAAAGATGGCTTAGCTGAACAAGCAGAAAAAGTAAAAATACTTCAAGATAAAATTAGCCATGCCGCTCAAAAATTTACTGACCAAAAGAAACAAGAAGAATTCTTGATTGGCCTACTTGCTGTAGGATTCGCAATATCTAGCATAGATGGCAATTTCGAACAAAATGAAGAAGAGGATGTAAATGCATTTGTATTGGGACTATCTCAATTTACTTTCTCTAATACATTTACTGAAAAAATAAACGAATTAAAAGCAACCCCCCCGAAATTTGATGGAGCAATGCTTTATGTTAAGTCATATATACCTAAACGGCACTGGGATTTAGTCGATGAATTATTATTTGTAGCAGCAGAAGCTGATGGGAGCGTATGTGACAATGAAAAAAAATTCATGAAAAACTGGATTGAATTTAAGGCTTCCCATTAA